DNA sequence from the Fuscovulum ytuae genome:
TCATAACGCCTTGGTTGGGGGTTCGAGTCCCTCCGGCCCTACATCACCTCCCGCCGCCTCTTCAGCGATCCAGTTCCGAAAGGCTTCTATCGCCGGAAAGGACGGGGTCTCTTTTGGCCAAACCAACCAATAGTTGCCCGCGCTGGGCACAGGGCCACCCCAGACAGGGACCAGCCTTTCCTTGTCCAGATCTTCCACAACCAAAAAGCGCGGCAGAAGCGCCACTCCTAGACCATGGATGGCCGCCTGTTGCATGGTGGCGAATTGGTCAAAGACCATGCCGACCGGGCGCTGCCCTGGCAGGCCTTGCGCAGCAAACCAACGCCCCCAGTCGCCCTTGCGCCCTTCGATCTGCAGAAGCGGTAGGTCAAGCAGGTCCGCCGCCCCCGTGATCGGCCCCGTCACAAAATCGGGCGAAGCCACCGCCACCACTTCCTCGCGCATCAAAAGCAGATGCTCGGCATCCGGCCAATCGGCCCGCCCGTAATGGATCGCCGCGTCAAATCCTTCGGCCCGCAGGTCGAAAGGCCGCAAGCGCGTGCTGAAGGTGAGTGAGATGTCGGGATGCGACTGGCGAAAGTCGCGCAGGCGCGGGGCCAGCCAATGCATGCCAAAGGCTGGCAGCAGGGCAATCGACAGCACACGGCCGCCCCCGCCCGACCGCAGCCGCAGCCCTGCCTGCCCAAGCAGGTCCAGCGCGCGCCGCGCCTGTTCCACATAGTCCCGTGCCGCTGGGGTGGGCTGCAACCTTTGCCGATCCCGGATCAGCAGCGTTACGCCCAATTGCGCCTCCACCTCGCGCAGGGCGCGGCTGATCGCGCCCGGCGTCAGGTTCAATTCCCGCGCGGCGGCGGTGGTGGTACCCAGCCTCTCCACCGCCTCTAGCGCCAAAAGGCCGGACAGGGCGGGAAGCTGCCGTCGCGCCGGGATCATGTGAGCAAACCTCAAAATGTTACGATTATCTTTCGCTATTATTGCACAAACAACCAAGGCATAGAAGCCGCAACCCGCCATAGCGCGACTCGCGCCCGACTGACACACTGGACCGCAGCACCGGAGGAAATGACATGAGCCTCGACGCCCCCAAACTCAAAGCCAAGGACGCCCCCGATCTGGCCCGTTTCGACTGGGAAGACCCCTTCCGCCTGAACGACCAGTTGACGGAAGAGGAACGCATGCTGCGCGATGCGGCCCGCGCCTATGCGCAGGAAAAGCTGCAACCCCGCGTGACCGCCGCCTATCGCGAGGAAACCACCGACCCGTCGATCTTCCGCGAAATGGGCGAAATGGGCCTTTTGGGCGTGACCATCCCCGAAGAATATGGCGGGCTGGGCGCATCCTACGTCGCCTATGGCCTTGTCGCGCGCGAGGTGGAGCGGGTGGATAGCGGTTACCGTTCCATGATGTCGGTGCAAAGCTCGCTCGTTATGTATCCGATCTACGCCTACGGGACCGAGGCGCAGCGGACGAAGTATCTGCCCAAACTGGCCGCGGGTGAATGGATCGGCTGCTTTGGCCTGACCGAGCCTGATGCCGGGTCCGATCCGGCCGGGATGAAGACCGTCGCGAAGAAGACCGCGAATGGCTATGTGCTGAATGGCGCGAAAATGTGGATTTCCAACGCCCCTATCGCCGATGTCTTCGTCGTCTGGGCGAAATCCGAGGCGCATGGCGGCAAGATCAAGGGTTTCGTGCTGGAAAAAGGCATGAAGGGCCTGTCCGCGCCGAAGGTTGGCGGCAAACTGAGCTTGCGCGCCTCTATCACGGGCGAAATCGTGATGAAGGATGTGGAAGTCGGCGAAGACGCGCTTCTGCCGAATGTAGAGGGGCTGAAGGGCCCGTTCGGCTGCCTCAACCGCGCGCGCTATGGCATTTCTTGGGGCGTCATGGGTGCGGCCGAATTCTGCATGCATGCCGCCCGCCAATACGGCCTTGATCGCAAGCAGTTCGGCAAGCCGATTGCTGGCACACAGCTCTATCAGCTCAAACTCGCCAATATGATGACCGAGATTTCTTTGGGTCTTCAGGCCAGCCTCCGCGTGGGCCGCCTGATGGATGAGGCGAATGCCGCGCCAGAGATGATCTCGATCATCAAACGCAACAATTGCGGCAAGGCGCTGGAGGCCGCCCGTTGGGCGCGCGACATGCACGGTGGCAATGGCATTCAGGAAGATTTCCAGATCATGCGCCATATGGTGAACCTTGAAACGGTCAACACCTATGAGGGCACGCATGACATCCATGCCCTGATCCTTGGCCGTGCAATCACGGGCGTGCAGGCCTTCTTCTGACATTTCGCCGAGGCGGGAAAACTCTTCTGGAAGAGTTTTCCCGACGCCCTTTCGCAAAACTCTTCGAGAAGAGTTTTGCGGTGATATGGCCGAAAATTCTTTGCAAAGAATTTTCGGCCGTTTCTGGCGCAAAATTCCTAACCAGCCCGGTCATTTTCGGGGATGACAGGCCAGTTTTGCCCGCTACGCTCTTGCGCATGACACATGCGACGCTGCCCCCCGAACTCGACTCCTATCTTTCCGCACATCCCGGCACCCGCTTTCTGGATGCGGTGATGTTCGACCTTTGCGGCACTGCCATCGGCAAGCGATACCCTATCCGCGATGCGGCGAAGGTCTGGACTTCGGGCGTGGCCTTCTGCGCCGGGATCACCACGCTGGATTCACTTGGCGCCTGCTGGGATGTCGAAGGGATCGGCTTTTCGGATGGCGACCCCGACGCCACCTCTTACCCCATTCCCGGCACGCTGGCCCCGGTGCCTTGGATGCAGGATACTGCCCAAATCCTGATCGCGCCTGCCCCGCCCGAAGGGGTGGCGCAATGGTGGTTCGATCCGCGCAGCATCCTTGCCAATGTCGTCACCCGTTTCGCCGATCTGGGCCTGACCCCGGTCACAGCTTGCGAGTTGGAATTCTACCTTGTGGACCCTGCACGGGATACCGCAGGCCGCATCTCGCCTGCCCGCCCTGCAAGATCAGGCCGGGCGCCCGAGGCGCCACGCGTGCTGGCCTTTGACAAGCTGGATGAATGGGCCGCGATATTGGGCGAGATTGACGCCGCCTGCATAGCCCAAGGCGTGCCCGCAGGGGCCGCGACCGCAGAATACGGTGGCGCGCAGTTTGAGGTGAACCTTGGCCACCTGCCGGATCCCGTCCGCGCCGCCGATCACGCGCTGATGCTGCGGCGGATCGTCAAGGGCGTGGCAGGTCGCCACGGGTTGGACGCCACTTTCATGTCAAAACCCTTTGCCGAACAATCCGGGTCTGGCCTACATATTCATCTCAGCCTGCTGGATGCCAAGGGACGCAACATTTTTGACGACCGCGCGCCTGATGGCGATACCCAGCTTGGGCATGCCATCGCAGGGCTGCAAGCCACCACCTATGACGCCATGGCAATCTTTGCGCCCAATCTGAACGCCTATCGCCGCTTCGCGCCCAACCAATTCGTCCCCGTCAACACCTCTTGGGGCACGAATAACCGCTCTGTCAGCTTCCGCATCCCCGCAGGGGGCGGGGCCGCGCGGCGGATCGAACACCGTATCGCGGGGGCAGAAGCGAACCCCTATCTGGTCATGGCCGCCGTCCTTGCAGGCATCCATCACGGCCTTGCCAACCGCCTTGCCCCCACGCCCCCTTCAACTGGAAATGCGGGGGAGGAGGCGGACCCTGCAATGCCCCTAAAACTCTGGACTGCGCTGGATCGGCTGGAGACCTCGGCCCTGATGGCCGATTACCTTGGCACCCGCTACCCCGCCGCCTATGCCACGATCAAGCGGGCGGAGTTCGAGGCCTTCATGGCCGATGTCCTACCCCGCGAATATGACTGGTATCTCTGAGGTGATGCGATGACCGCCCCTGCCCGCATCGGTGACGTTTCCTTCTGGTATGCCGATATCGGCCTGCCCCAGACACGCCGCCCTCCCCTGCCGGGGGATACTATGGCAGATGTCTGCATCATCGGCGCGGGCTATACCGGGCTTTGGTCGGCCTATTATCTGAAGAAGGCCGATCCCGGCCTGAAGATCGTGATCTGCGAAAAGAATTTCGCAGGTTTCGGTGCCTCGGGCCGCAATGGCGGCTGGCTGACGGGGGGCTTTGCTTGGAACCATGACCGCTATCTGGCCACGTCGGATGAGGCGGGCGTCCGCGCCATGGTGCAGGCGATGAACGGCACGGTGGATGAAATCATCCGCGTGGCCGATGCCGAAGGGATCGACGCAGATATCCGGCGCACGGATGAGTTGATGGTCGCCACCACGCCCGCACAGCTTGCCCGGTGTGAGGCGGAGACCGCCCATCGCCGCCACTGGGGCGAAGATCGCGTCCATATGATCGGCGCGGGCCAGACCGCCAGCCGCGTGAACATCCCCGGCGTTCTTGGCGCGATGGTGGTGGGGGGCGTGGCGCGCATCCAGCCCGCCAAACTGGTGCGCGGCTTGGCGCAGGTGGTCGAAGCGATGGGCGTGACCATCCACGAAGAGACCGAAGTCACAGGCCTTGCCCCCGGCCGCGTCACCACCGCGCGGGGCAGTGTTACCGCCCATACGATTCTGCGCTGCACCGAAGGCTTCACCGCCACCCTGCCGGGGCTGCGGCGGGAATGGCTGCCGCTAAACTCGGCCCAGATCGCGACCGAGCCGCTTCCGCCCGAGGTTTGGGCGCAGATCGGCTGGTCGGGGCATGAAATCCTTGGCGATTTCGCCAATGCCTATTGCTATTGCCAGCGCACGCGCGAGGGGCGCATCACCGTGGGCGCGCGGGGGGTGCCCTATCGCTTTGGTTCGGCAATTGACAATTCCGGCATTCCCGATCCTGAAACCATCCGCCGCCTCACCGATATCCTGCACCGCCATTTTCCCGCCGCCCGGCCGTTCCGCATAGATCACGCATGGTGCGGTGTGATCGGCGTGCCGCGCGATTGGTGCGCGACGGCGGGGATTGATCCCGTCACCCGCATCGGCTGGGCGGGGGGATATGTCGGGGTGGGTGTCTCTACCTCCAACCTGTCGGGGCGGACGCTCGCGGACCTGACGCTGGACCGTCAGACCAACCTGACGCGCTTGCCATGGGTCAATCGCCGGGTACGGAAATGGGAACCGGAACCGCTGCGTTGGTTGGGTGTGCATGGGATGTATGGGCTTTACGGCATGGCCGACCGGCGCGAGGCCGCACGGCAGGGGCCGCCCTCACGGCTGGCCAAGTTCGGCAATTGGCTGACGGGGCGGTGATGGCCTCCGCACTGGTCTTCGATCTGGATGGCACGCTGGTCGATAGCGCACCCGATATCCATGCCGGTGTCGCGCATCTCTTGGCCGAGGAAGGTCTGCCCACCCTGTCTTTCGAAACCATCCGGGGTTTCATCGGGGGCGGCGTGCCCATCTTGATCACACGTGTCATGCGGGCCTTGGACCTTCCCGATGATCCGCAGCGCCATGCCGATCTCTGCGCCCGATTTATCCAGCGCTATGAACATGATCCGGGCGGTCTGACGCAGCCCTATCCGGGGGTGGCGGCGGCTCTGGATATGCTTGACCTGCCCTTGGCCCTTTGCACCAACAAACCCGAAGGCCCAACCCGCGCGCTTCTGGCGCAGCTTGGCTGGACCCATCGCTTTCCGGTGATCGTGGGGGGGGATACGCTGCCCATGCGAAAACCCGATCCGGCCCCGCTGCACCTTGCCATCGAACGGCTGGGGGCTGGACCGATCCTTTTTGTCGGCGACAGCGAGGTGGATGCCGAAACCGCCGCGCGGGCGCAGGTGCCGCTTCTTCTGTTCACACAGGGCTATCGCAGCACACCCCTAGACCGCCTGCCGCATCACGCGGCCTTCGATCATTGGGATGCCTTCGCGGCACTGGTCGACGGGTTCACCCCAAGGTGACGCGCAGCCCATCGGGGCCAAGACGCACACCCGGCCCCGCCGCCGCACCGATCAGGCGGAGCCCGCGCCAAAGTCCCTCATCCGCAAAGGGCGAAGGTCGCCCCCGCAAGGCGGGCGGTTCGTAAAGCTCTACCATTCCGTCGCCTGCCGAAAGGAAGCGGACCTTCGTAACCCCGTCTGCCCTCTCCAGATCGACCGCGGCGACCGGGGCCAGCCCCAGCGCAAGGAAGAACCCCTCAGTCGCCGCGATATCCGTGCAGGGGATGCCCAGATGGTCATGCCCCGGCAGATCGGCTCGGGTCTGTCCCCCAAGCTTTGCGCAGAACTCGATCCGCGCGCCTTCAGGGCCTTGCAGAAAGACATAGCGCACGCCCGCCTGCCAGAATTCGGCAATCTCGCAAGGGCCATCGGGCGTCGTCGACTCAAGCCGGGCACCCTGCGCCAATGCCGCCGCCAAGGCCTGATCCACATCCCGTACGGCCAAGGCCAGATGATCAATCACGCCATGCGCAGGTGCCGTGCCCTGAACCAAGGCAAGTACCTGATCGCCCAGATGAAGCAGGTCCCCTTCCCCACGGGAAAAACCGAAGACCTCCACAAGCATATGCGCAGCGGCGGCCCTGTCACGGACGGCGAGTTCAGGAACGATCCGCACGGCTGTCTTTCCTTTGCAAGTCGGTTACATGCCTGTGGCAGAAGCCATGCCCGCGATCAACAGAGTCTTTGGCCCCAACGCCCCGCGCCACAGGATTGCCGCCGCAAAACCCACGGCCCCGCTTTCTTGACTTTCCAATCACTAAGGTAAATGCAGGGTTTACCATTTTTCAGATTGATCCAAGCCCACATCCCGAAAGCCCTTGTTATGGTCAAACGCTTCATCATCGCCATTCTTCTACTCGGCCTTGTCGGTGGCGGTCTTGTTGGTTTCAACCTGTTCCGCGACAACATGATCGCGCAGATCTTCGCCAACATGCCACGCCCACCCGCGACGGTTTCGACGATCGAGGCGCAACCCGTCAGCTGGACCCCGATGATCGAGGCGATCGGCACCGTCAACGCAGCGCAAGGCGTTGATCTGACGGTGGAAACGGCAGGTGTCATAAAGGAGATCGCCTTCCAGCCCAACACGCAGGTCGAAGCGGGCGCGATGCTGATCCGGCTGGATGACGTGGTCCAAAAGGCCGATGTCGAAGCGGCGCGGACGCAAGCAGATCTGGAAAAGTCGAACCTTGCCCGCGCGCAGGGCCTGACCCGGCGGGGGGTAACGACGAATGTCTCGCTCGACCAGACGCAGGCCGCGGCTGAGGCCGCCGAGGCGCAGCTTGCCCGCGCCATGGCCGTGCTGGAACAACGGCAACTGACCGCGCCCTTCGCCGGAACGATCGGCCTGCCCCGCGTGGACCTTGGCCAATATGTGACCCCCGGCACCATCGTGGCGACGCTGCAAGACATCTCGACCATGCGTGTGGATTTCTCGCTGCCCGAACAGGATCTGCCCAACCTGACCATCGGGCAGAAGATCGAGGTGCGGATCGAAGGTCTGGACGAAACTTTTGCGGGGGCGCTGACGGGTATCGATCCCCGCGTCGATCCCGCCTCGCGTCTGGTCGCCCTACGCGGGTCCATCGACAATCCAATGGGCAAACTGACCCCCGGCCAATTCGTCCGCATCCGCGTGATCCTGCCCGCCGAAAGCGGCGTGATCGCCCTGCCCCAGACCACCGTCTCGGCCAGCCTTTATGGCGATTACGTCTATATCGTCCGCCCGTCCGAAGCGGATGCCGCACAGCTTGAACTGCGGCAGGTCTTCGTGAAGCTCGGCCGCCGCTCGGGTGGGGTGGTGGAAATCGTCGAAGGCGTCTCGCCAGGCGATCAGGTGGTGACGGCAGGCCAGAACCGGCTGTCGAACGGCCAGTCCGCCACCATCGACAACAGCGTGAACCCCGCCGCCACGGCGACCGGGGATGCCATCGCCGGGGGCACAGAATGAGCCCCTCTGACATCTTCATCAAACGCCCAGTCCTATCGACGGTTCTGGGCCTTCTGATTGTGCTGCTTGGCCTGCAAGGTTTCTTCAACCTGCAGATCCGCGAATACCCGGAGGTCGAGGAAACCGTGGTCACCATCACCACGATCTATCCCGGTGCCTCGCCCGATCTGATCCAAGGCTTCATCACCTCGCCCATCTCGGCCGCTGTGGCGACGACCGAGAA
Encoded proteins:
- a CDS encoding acyl-CoA dehydrogenase; its protein translation is MSLDAPKLKAKDAPDLARFDWEDPFRLNDQLTEEERMLRDAARAYAQEKLQPRVTAAYREETTDPSIFREMGEMGLLGVTIPEEYGGLGASYVAYGLVAREVERVDSGYRSMMSVQSSLVMYPIYAYGTEAQRTKYLPKLAAGEWIGCFGLTEPDAGSDPAGMKTVAKKTANGYVLNGAKMWISNAPIADVFVVWAKSEAHGGKIKGFVLEKGMKGLSAPKVGGKLSLRASITGEIVMKDVEVGEDALLPNVEGLKGPFGCLNRARYGISWGVMGAAEFCMHAARQYGLDRKQFGKPIAGTQLYQLKLANMMTEISLGLQASLRVGRLMDEANAAPEMISIIKRNNCGKALEAARWARDMHGGNGIQEDFQIMRHMVNLETVNTYEGTHDIHALILGRAITGVQAFF
- a CDS encoding glutamine synthetase family protein, whose translation is MTHATLPPELDSYLSAHPGTRFLDAVMFDLCGTAIGKRYPIRDAAKVWTSGVAFCAGITTLDSLGACWDVEGIGFSDGDPDATSYPIPGTLAPVPWMQDTAQILIAPAPPEGVAQWWFDPRSILANVVTRFADLGLTPVTACELEFYLVDPARDTAGRISPARPARSGRAPEAPRVLAFDKLDEWAAILGEIDAACIAQGVPAGAATAEYGGAQFEVNLGHLPDPVRAADHALMLRRIVKGVAGRHGLDATFMSKPFAEQSGSGLHIHLSLLDAKGRNIFDDRAPDGDTQLGHAIAGLQATTYDAMAIFAPNLNAYRRFAPNQFVPVNTSWGTNNRSVSFRIPAGGGAARRIEHRIAGAEANPYLVMAAVLAGIHHGLANRLAPTPPSTGNAGEEADPAMPLKLWTALDRLETSALMADYLGTRYPAAYATIKRAEFEAFMADVLPREYDWYL
- the gph gene encoding phosphoglycolate phosphatase (PGP is an essential enzyme in the glycolate salvage pathway in higher organisms (photorespiration in plants). Phosphoglycolate results from the oxidase activity of RubisCO in the Calvin cycle when concentrations of carbon dioxide are low relative to oxygen. This enzyme is a member of the Haloacid Dehalogenase (HAD) superfamily of aspartate-nucleophile hydrolase enzymes (PF00702).) translates to MASALVFDLDGTLVDSAPDIHAGVAHLLAEEGLPTLSFETIRGFIGGGVPILITRVMRALDLPDDPQRHADLCARFIQRYEHDPGGLTQPYPGVAAALDMLDLPLALCTNKPEGPTRALLAQLGWTHRFPVIVGGDTLPMRKPDPAPLHLAIERLGAGPILFVGDSEVDAETAARAQVPLLLFTQGYRSTPLDRLPHHAAFDHWDAFAALVDGFTPR
- a CDS encoding efflux RND transporter periplasmic adaptor subunit, with amino-acid sequence MVKRFIIAILLLGLVGGGLVGFNLFRDNMIAQIFANMPRPPATVSTIEAQPVSWTPMIEAIGTVNAAQGVDLTVETAGVIKEIAFQPNTQVEAGAMLIRLDDVVQKADVEAARTQADLEKSNLARAQGLTRRGVTTNVSLDQTQAAAEAAEAQLARAMAVLEQRQLTAPFAGTIGLPRVDLGQYVTPGTIVATLQDISTMRVDFSLPEQDLPNLTIGQKIEVRIEGLDETFAGALTGIDPRVDPASRLVALRGSIDNPMGKLTPGQFVRIRVILPAESGVIALPQTTVSASLYGDYVYIVRPSEADAAQLELRQVFVKLGRRSGGVVEIVEGVSPGDQVVTAGQNRLSNGQSATIDNSVNPAATATGDAIAGGTE
- a CDS encoding VOC family protein, giving the protein MRIVPELAVRDRAAAAHMLVEVFGFSRGEGDLLHLGDQVLALVQGTAPAHGVIDHLALAVRDVDQALAAALAQGARLESTTPDGPCEIAEFWQAGVRYVFLQGPEGARIEFCAKLGGQTRADLPGHDHLGIPCTDIAATEGFFLALGLAPVAAVDLERADGVTKVRFLSAGDGMVELYEPPALRGRPSPFADEGLWRGLRLIGAAAGPGVRLGPDGLRVTLG
- a CDS encoding LysR substrate-binding domain-containing protein, producing MAGCGFYALVVCAIIAKDNRNILRFAHMIPARRQLPALSGLLALEAVERLGTTTAAARELNLTPGAISRALREVEAQLGVTLLIRDRQRLQPTPAARDYVEQARRALDLLGQAGLRLRSGGGGRVLSIALLPAFGMHWLAPRLRDFRQSHPDISLTFSTRLRPFDLRAEGFDAAIHYGRADWPDAEHLLLMREEVVAVASPDFVTGPITGAADLLDLPLLQIEGRKGDWGRWFAAQGLPGQRPVGMVFDQFATMQQAAIHGLGVALLPRFLVVEDLDKERLVPVWGGPVPSAGNYWLVWPKETPSFPAIEAFRNWIAEEAAGGDVGPEGLEPPTKAL
- a CDS encoding NAD(P)/FAD-dependent oxidoreductase, whose product is MTAPARIGDVSFWYADIGLPQTRRPPLPGDTMADVCIIGAGYTGLWSAYYLKKADPGLKIVICEKNFAGFGASGRNGGWLTGGFAWNHDRYLATSDEAGVRAMVQAMNGTVDEIIRVADAEGIDADIRRTDELMVATTPAQLARCEAETAHRRHWGEDRVHMIGAGQTASRVNIPGVLGAMVVGGVARIQPAKLVRGLAQVVEAMGVTIHEETEVTGLAPGRVTTARGSVTAHTILRCTEGFTATLPGLRREWLPLNSAQIATEPLPPEVWAQIGWSGHEILGDFANAYCYCQRTREGRITVGARGVPYRFGSAIDNSGIPDPETIRRLTDILHRHFPAARPFRIDHAWCGVIGVPRDWCATAGIDPVTRIGWAGGYVGVGVSTSNLSGRTLADLTLDRQTNLTRLPWVNRRVRKWEPEPLRWLGVHGMYGLYGMADRREAARQGPPSRLAKFGNWLTGR